A single genomic interval of Burkholderia sp. HI2500 harbors:
- a CDS encoding S10 family peptidase produces MGIDSASSGGVYPLHHGDHNSHGVPPTINPVALSHGRDQPFFDPVAYGNGPDDSVTDTTEAAAITHHTILIDGKRIAYTATAGHLVTVDPSSSQPAAKLFYVAFTADGAKEETRPVTFFYNGGPGSSSVFVLLGSFAPKRIKTSMPGFTPPAPYQMEDNPDSMIDHSDLVFINPVGTGYSAAVAPNKNRNFWGVDQDADSLKQFIKRYLTKNNRWNSPKYLFGESYGTARSCVLAYKLHEDGVDLNGITLQSSILDYRQAGNPVGALPTAAADAWYHKKLGVTPAPTDLGAFVEEVAQFARTDYLTALRNVPHADPAAVKKLSQYTGIDTATLQTWGLDIAGYNARGNSLFLTTLLQAQGLALGSYDGRVTGISSGIAGKIDPNSGGNDPTMTAVTGVYTAMWNSYLNEQLKFTSSSAFTDLNDQAFQNWDFHHTDPTGAQQGIDAQGNVILYTAGDLAAVMALNVDLKVLSANGLYDFVTPFYQTVIDLQQMPLEDQKVRQNLSARFYPSGHMVYLDGGSRTALKRDLAAMYDATVSDTGARMRIRALQATKTGGHA; encoded by the coding sequence ATGGGCATCGATTCCGCATCTTCCGGCGGCGTGTATCCGCTGCATCACGGCGACCACAATTCGCATGGCGTGCCGCCGACCATCAACCCGGTCGCGCTGAGCCACGGCCGCGACCAGCCGTTCTTCGATCCGGTCGCGTACGGCAATGGTCCCGACGACTCGGTGACCGACACGACCGAGGCGGCCGCGATCACGCATCACACGATCCTGATCGACGGGAAGCGCATCGCGTACACGGCGACGGCCGGCCACCTCGTGACGGTCGACCCGAGCAGTTCGCAGCCGGCCGCGAAGCTCTTCTACGTCGCGTTCACGGCCGACGGCGCGAAGGAAGAAACGCGGCCCGTGACGTTCTTCTATAACGGCGGGCCGGGCTCGTCGTCGGTGTTCGTGCTGCTGGGCTCGTTCGCGCCGAAGCGCATCAAGACGTCGATGCCGGGGTTCACGCCGCCCGCGCCGTACCAGATGGAAGACAACCCGGACAGCATGATCGACCACAGCGACCTGGTGTTCATCAACCCGGTCGGCACCGGCTATTCGGCAGCCGTCGCGCCGAACAAGAATCGCAACTTCTGGGGCGTCGATCAGGATGCGGATTCGCTGAAGCAGTTCATCAAGCGCTACCTGACGAAAAACAACCGCTGGAATTCGCCGAAATACCTGTTCGGCGAATCCTATGGCACCGCGCGCAGCTGCGTGCTCGCGTACAAGCTGCACGAGGACGGCGTCGACCTGAACGGCATCACGCTGCAATCGTCGATCCTCGACTACCGGCAGGCCGGCAACCCGGTCGGCGCGCTGCCGACTGCCGCGGCCGATGCGTGGTATCACAAGAAACTCGGCGTCACGCCGGCACCGACCGATCTCGGCGCGTTCGTCGAGGAAGTCGCGCAGTTCGCGCGCACCGACTATCTGACCGCATTGCGCAACGTGCCGCATGCCGACCCCGCCGCCGTGAAGAAGCTGTCGCAATACACGGGCATCGACACGGCGACGCTGCAGACGTGGGGGCTCGACATTGCGGGTTACAACGCGCGCGGCAATTCGCTGTTCCTGACGACGTTGCTCCAGGCACAGGGGCTCGCGCTCGGTTCGTACGACGGCCGCGTGACCGGGATCTCGTCGGGCATCGCCGGCAAGATCGACCCGAACTCCGGCGGCAACGATCCGACGATGACGGCCGTGACGGGCGTCTATACGGCGATGTGGAACAGTTACCTGAACGAGCAGTTGAAGTTCACGTCGAGTTCCGCGTTCACCGACCTGAACGACCAGGCGTTCCAGAACTGGGATTTCCATCACACCGACCCGACCGGCGCGCAGCAAGGCATCGATGCGCAAGGGAACGTGATCCTCTACACGGCCGGCGACCTCGCGGCGGTGATGGCGTTGAACGTCGACCTGAAGGTGCTGTCGGCGAACGGCCTCTATGATTTCGTCACGCCGTTCTACCAGACCGTGATCGACCTGCAGCAGATGCCGCTCGAGGATCAGAAGGTGCGGCAGAACCTGTCCGCGCGTTTCTATCCGTCGGGGCACATGGTGTATCTCGACGGCGGCTCGCGCACCGCGCTCAAGCGCGATCTCGCGGCGATGTACGACGCGACGGTCAGCGATACGGGTGCGCGGATGCGGATTCGTGCGCTGCAGGCGACGAAGACGGGCGGGCACGCATAA
- the nadE gene encoding ammonia-dependent NAD(+) synthetase, with amino-acid sequence MTSADYASRQRAIIAELNVAPHFDAEAEIARRVEFLAQYLRSTGLRTYVLGISGGVDSSTAGRLAQLSVEKLRAGGYDARFIAMRLPNGVQNDEADAQRALAFVRADEELTVNVKPAADAMLGALVASGHAFETPAQQDFVHGNVKARERMIAQYAVAGARRGIVIGTDHAAESLMGFFTKFGDGGADILPLAGLNKRRVRAVARALGGDELIVMKVPTADLEELRPLRPDEHAYGVTYDEIDDFLEGKPVADHVYETVLRFYDASRHKRALPYTMFDWPAA; translated from the coding sequence ATGACATCCGCCGATTACGCCAGCCGCCAACGCGCGATCATTGCCGAACTGAACGTCGCCCCGCACTTCGACGCCGAGGCCGAAATCGCCCGCCGCGTCGAGTTCCTCGCGCAATACCTTCGTTCAACCGGCCTGCGGACCTACGTGCTCGGCATCAGCGGCGGCGTCGATTCGTCGACGGCCGGCCGGCTCGCCCAGCTGTCGGTCGAAAAGCTGCGCGCCGGCGGCTACGATGCCCGCTTCATCGCGATGCGCTTGCCGAACGGCGTGCAGAACGACGAAGCCGATGCACAGCGCGCGCTCGCGTTCGTCCGTGCGGACGAGGAATTGACCGTCAACGTGAAGCCGGCCGCCGACGCGATGCTCGGCGCGCTGGTCGCGTCCGGCCATGCGTTCGAGACGCCGGCCCAGCAGGACTTTGTGCACGGCAACGTCAAGGCACGCGAGCGCATGATCGCGCAGTACGCGGTGGCCGGCGCGCGGCGCGGCATCGTGATCGGCACCGATCACGCGGCCGAGTCGCTGATGGGTTTCTTCACGAAGTTCGGTGACGGCGGCGCGGACATCCTGCCGCTCGCGGGGCTGAACAAGCGTCGCGTGCGCGCGGTGGCCCGTGCGCTCGGCGGCGACGAACTGATCGTGATGAAGGTGCCGACGGCCGACCTCGAGGAACTGCGCCCGCTGCGCCCCGACGAGCACGCGTACGGCGTCACCTACGACGAGATCGACGATTTCCTCGAAGGCAAGCCCGTCGCCGACCACGTGTACGAAACCGTGCTGCGCTTCTACGACGCGTCGCGCCACAAGCGCGCGCTGCCGTACACGATGTTCGACTGGCCGGCCGCGTAA
- a CDS encoding DMT family transporter yields MLTSLVAAAFVALWSTGFIVARAIKPYADPNLFLLARFAGTAALFGAVALVSRAPWPARREWPRHLIAGALLQGVYLGASYWAVAQGLNAGVMALLGALQPLATAVLAVPLFNERLPARGWFGMALGLAGVALVLAPKVTGGVAPPPGAAPAWLVVAVSVLAVGSITAGSLYQKGKLAQSDLRTAVAIQNFGAAIVAAIFVALLHETRWIGAPALWVSLVWGVVFLSGGAVTMLMWMLRRGNAARATSLLFLAPPLAALQGYWLFGETLAAIQLAGFALALVGVVLARR; encoded by the coding sequence ATGCTGACCTCGCTCGTCGCCGCCGCTTTCGTCGCCCTCTGGTCCACCGGCTTCATCGTTGCGCGGGCAATCAAGCCCTACGCCGATCCCAACCTGTTCCTGCTCGCGCGCTTCGCGGGCACCGCCGCGCTGTTCGGCGCGGTCGCGCTCGTCTCGCGCGCGCCATGGCCGGCCCGGCGCGAATGGCCGCGCCACCTGATCGCGGGCGCGCTGCTGCAGGGCGTCTATCTCGGCGCGAGCTACTGGGCCGTCGCGCAAGGGCTGAACGCCGGCGTCATGGCGCTGCTCGGCGCACTGCAGCCGCTCGCCACCGCCGTGCTCGCCGTCCCGCTGTTCAACGAGCGCCTGCCGGCGCGCGGCTGGTTCGGGATGGCGCTCGGCCTCGCCGGCGTCGCGCTCGTGCTGGCGCCGAAGGTCACGGGCGGTGTCGCGCCGCCGCCGGGCGCCGCGCCCGCGTGGCTGGTCGTTGCCGTCTCGGTGCTCGCGGTCGGGTCGATCACCGCCGGCTCGCTGTACCAGAAAGGCAAGCTCGCGCAGAGCGACCTGCGCACGGCGGTGGCCATCCAGAACTTCGGTGCGGCCATCGTCGCGGCCATCTTCGTCGCGCTGCTGCACGAGACGCGCTGGATCGGCGCGCCGGCGCTGTGGGTGTCGCTCGTGTGGGGTGTCGTGTTCCTGTCCGGCGGCGCGGTCACGATGCTGATGTGGATGCTGCGGCGCGGCAACGCCGCACGCGCGACGTCGCTGCTGTTCCTCGCACCGCCGCTGGCCGCGCTGCAGGGCTACTGGCTGTTCGGCGAAACGCTCGCGGCGATCCAGCTCGCCGGCTTCGCGCTCGCGCTGGTGGGCGTCGTGCTCGCGCGGCGCTGA
- a CDS encoding DeoR/GlpR family DNA-binding transcription regulator, protein MLAEQRHQFILSELGRSGALSVAELVRSLDVSRETVRRDLNALAARGLLVMTHGGALAADRREPSLSEREAANAEAKRTIGRRAAEFVPDDASVLIDSGSTPHAVALALADRHRLSIYTNDWRTAFVLARRNGNRVTLLGGELSDDEDATFGLDTIQQLAQYHVDFAFVGAGGITPDGECTDYSRLAAEVRSRMIAAAGTAMIVADHSKFGRVTPVRINGTAAARYLVTERAPDKAVRRALTARGIELLVCD, encoded by the coding sequence ATGCTGGCGGAACAACGTCATCAATTCATCCTGTCGGAACTCGGACGGTCGGGCGCATTGTCGGTCGCGGAACTCGTCCGCTCGCTCGACGTGTCGCGCGAGACCGTGCGGCGCGACCTGAACGCACTGGCCGCACGCGGCCTGCTCGTGATGACGCACGGCGGCGCGCTGGCCGCGGATCGCCGCGAGCCGAGCCTGTCCGAGCGCGAAGCCGCGAACGCGGAGGCGAAGCGCACGATCGGGCGGCGCGCGGCCGAGTTCGTGCCCGATGATGCGTCGGTGCTGATCGACTCGGGCAGTACGCCGCATGCGGTCGCGCTCGCGCTCGCCGACCGGCACCGGCTGTCGATCTACACGAACGACTGGCGCACCGCGTTCGTGCTCGCGCGGCGCAACGGCAACCGCGTGACGCTGCTCGGCGGCGAGCTGTCCGACGACGAGGACGCCACCTTCGGGCTCGACACGATCCAGCAGCTTGCGCAGTACCACGTCGATTTCGCGTTCGTCGGCGCCGGCGGCATCACGCCCGACGGCGAATGCACCGACTACTCGCGGCTCGCGGCCGAGGTGCGCAGCCGGATGATCGCGGCGGCCGGCACCGCGATGATCGTCGCCGACCATTCGAAATTCGGCCGCGTGACGCCGGTGCGGATCAACGGCACGGCGGCGGCCCGCTATCTCGTGACCGAGCGCGCGCCCGACAAGGCCGTGCGCCGCGCGCTGACCGCGCGCGGGATCGAGCTGCTCGTGTGCGACTGA
- a CDS encoding phospholipase D-like domain-containing protein, whose product MTVSVRSYLSPTLVLLAFDWPDAASRSDFLGFAIRRTPGFWSADGKTRAPDSWLPNRLTFDGPAAHTQGDAPTDQAPIQKFMWWDARIDPQDRGAAFRYDVYPVVGTPANLQVLDVQAGVCDVVLPAHIEDGIGTWFNRAVVSSQAFARQVAALGLAPNAAPSAAQALKLRTWLANDMEQVFAEMLDPASRAASAVYHLTDTLWALPAFEAFGRQHGEASLAIVYDAHTTARKGKPPLPSPNQPAVDALQGLATLAPRDKTHIMHDKFIVTDASANAAPSRVLTGSANFTTEGLTEQANVLHAFDSPALAALYNDRAHALAGNPSIAETAKLSPGWSAPMTIGSAQVRLAFSPEPAGQRTEIDTIVAAIAAAKHSVSFCLFMPTDAALRDACFAAGDRGLMMFGLVNKINVGSATKADAGQQAGQTLDAATLANLELYHRSRDNHDVIDAQYFSPATVPQGFEPELRLFPGEPAPAFPPVVIHHKFIVIDAEGANPVVYTGSANMSRNSEQFNDENLLEIRDQRIAAIYLAEFLRLYEHYRARALAIHAKQHGTDGGTGAHARLALAPDSSWAKKYYVAGSPEEKARIALASTAPTD is encoded by the coding sequence ATGACCGTCAGCGTGCGCAGCTATCTTTCCCCCACCCTGGTCCTGCTGGCCTTCGACTGGCCCGATGCGGCGTCGCGTTCCGATTTCCTCGGCTTCGCGATCCGGCGCACGCCGGGGTTCTGGTCGGCCGACGGCAAGACGCGCGCGCCGGACAGCTGGCTGCCGAACCGCCTGACGTTCGATGGCCCGGCCGCACACACGCAGGGCGATGCGCCGACCGACCAGGCGCCGATCCAGAAATTCATGTGGTGGGATGCACGCATCGATCCGCAGGACCGCGGTGCGGCGTTCCGCTACGACGTGTATCCGGTCGTCGGCACGCCGGCGAACCTGCAGGTGCTCGACGTCCAAGCCGGCGTGTGCGACGTGGTGCTGCCCGCGCACATCGAGGACGGCATCGGCACGTGGTTCAACCGTGCGGTGGTCAGCTCGCAGGCCTTCGCGAGGCAGGTGGCGGCGCTGGGCCTCGCGCCGAATGCGGCGCCGAGCGCCGCGCAGGCGCTGAAGCTGCGCACGTGGCTCGCGAACGACATGGAGCAGGTGTTCGCGGAGATGCTCGACCCCGCGTCGCGCGCGGCGTCGGCCGTCTATCACCTGACCGACACGCTGTGGGCGCTGCCCGCGTTCGAAGCGTTCGGACGCCAGCACGGCGAAGCGTCGCTCGCGATCGTCTACGACGCGCACACGACGGCGCGCAAGGGCAAGCCGCCGCTGCCGTCGCCGAACCAGCCGGCCGTCGACGCGCTGCAGGGTCTCGCGACGCTCGCGCCGCGCGACAAGACGCACATCATGCACGACAAGTTCATCGTGACCGATGCGTCGGCGAATGCGGCGCCCTCGCGCGTGCTGACCGGTTCCGCGAATTTCACGACCGAAGGGCTCACGGAGCAGGCGAACGTGCTGCACGCATTCGATTCGCCCGCGCTCGCCGCGCTGTACAACGATCGCGCGCATGCGCTGGCCGGGAATCCGTCGATCGCGGAGACGGCGAAGCTGTCGCCGGGCTGGTCGGCACCGATGACGATCGGCAGCGCGCAGGTGCGGCTCGCGTTTTCGCCGGAGCCGGCGGGGCAGCGCACCGAGATCGACACGATCGTCGCCGCGATCGCGGCCGCGAAGCATTCGGTGTCGTTCTGCCTGTTCATGCCGACCGACGCGGCGCTGCGCGACGCGTGTTTCGCGGCCGGTGACCGCGGGCTGATGATGTTCGGGCTGGTGAACAAGATCAACGTCGGCAGCGCGACGAAGGCCGATGCCGGGCAGCAGGCCGGCCAGACGCTCGATGCGGCCACGCTCGCGAACCTCGAGCTGTACCACCGCAGCCGCGACAACCACGACGTGATCGATGCCCAGTATTTCTCGCCGGCCACCGTGCCGCAGGGTTTCGAGCCGGAATTACGGTTGTTTCCGGGGGAGCCGGCGCCGGCTTTTCCGCCCGTCGTGATCCATCACAAGTTCATCGTGATCGATGCGGAGGGCGCGAATCCGGTCGTCTATACGGGCTCGGCGAACATGAGCCGCAATTCCGAGCAGTTCAACGACGAGAACCTGCTCGAGATCCGTGATCAGCGGATCGCGGCGATCTATCTCGCGGAATTCCTGCGGCTGTACGAGCACTACCGCGCGCGGGCACTGGCGATCCATGCGAAGCAGCACGGCACGGACGGGGGCACGGGCGCGCATGCGCGACTCGCGCTTGCACCCGATTCGAGCTGGGCGAAGAAGTACTACGTGGCGGGAAGCCCGGAAGAGAAGGCGAGGATCGCACTGGCGTCGACCGCGCCGACGGATTGA
- a CDS encoding TetR family transcriptional regulator — translation MKAGSKAATSDPRALPSDARRKYDPEQTKRNILDVATQEFSAMGLAGARVDAIAERTNTTKRMLYYYFESKEGLYEAVLEKVYGDIRALEQELHVGDMEPREGMRRLVEFTFDYHDKHRDFVRLVSIENIHGAKYLEQLKSFKNRNVSIIKTLEELVERGAASGAFRKDIDAFDLHLLISSFCFHRVSNRYTFGAAFGRDPSAPRLRARHRDTIADAVLRYVAA, via the coding sequence ATGAAAGCAGGAAGCAAGGCCGCCACGTCCGACCCCCGCGCGCTTCCGTCCGATGCGCGGCGCAAATACGATCCCGAGCAAACCAAGCGCAACATCCTCGACGTCGCCACGCAGGAATTCTCTGCGATGGGCCTCGCCGGCGCACGCGTCGATGCCATCGCCGAGCGCACGAACACGACGAAGCGGATGCTCTACTACTACTTCGAAAGCAAGGAAGGCTTGTACGAAGCCGTGCTGGAGAAGGTGTACGGCGACATCCGCGCGCTCGAGCAGGAGCTGCACGTCGGCGACATGGAGCCGCGCGAGGGCATGCGCCGCCTCGTCGAATTCACGTTCGACTATCACGACAAGCATCGCGACTTCGTTCGCCTCGTGTCGATCGAGAACATCCACGGCGCGAAGTATCTCGAACAGCTCAAGTCGTTCAAGAACCGCAACGTCAGCATCATCAAGACGCTCGAGGAACTGGTCGAGCGCGGCGCGGCGAGCGGCGCGTTCCGCAAGGACATCGACGCATTCGACCTGCACCTGCTGATCAGCTCGTTCTGCTTCCACCGCGTGTCGAACCGTTACACGTTCGGCGCCGCATTCGGCCGCGATCCGTCGGCGCCGCGCCTGCGCGCGCGGCACCGCGACACGATCGCCGACGCCGTGCTGCGCTACGTCGCCGCGTAA
- a CDS encoding NAD(P)/FAD-dependent oxidoreductase, with amino-acid sequence MQNFYEATVTRQPYPQLTGTIDTQVCIVGGGLAGLCTALGLVERGVHDVVVLDSERVGFGASGRNGGFVFGGYSLDNADLLRTLGRDEGRRLYRLTVDAVDLIRARIARYGIDCDIVDQGVMLANWFDDPSRLDSVRTLMKDELGVDWEPVSTDALRKRLKTQRYYGGLFEPNAFHFHPLKYVLGVAAAASRGGARVYERSAALGIAREGAGYVVRTAQGTVRAKDVVFAGGGYARGVSPRIERAVLPIATYVIATEPLGARLPDAIDAPYAIYDTRFAFDYYRPLKDTRILWGGRISVLDRGPDAIARLLRRDLLRVYPQLEGVKVDYAWGGLMSYARHKMPQIGRDADGVWHTIAFGGHGMAPTTVAGEVLAATLAEGRPVPEGFNAFGLTRTFGLAGLAAAQLTYTAYQARDALASCRR; translated from the coding sequence ATGCAGAACTTCTACGAAGCCACCGTTACCCGCCAGCCCTACCCGCAACTGACCGGCACGATCGACACGCAGGTCTGCATCGTCGGCGGCGGCCTCGCCGGCCTGTGCACGGCGCTCGGCCTCGTCGAGCGCGGCGTGCATGACGTCGTCGTGCTCGACAGCGAACGCGTCGGCTTCGGCGCATCGGGCCGCAACGGCGGCTTCGTCTTCGGCGGCTACAGCCTCGACAACGCCGACCTGCTGCGCACGCTCGGCCGCGACGAAGGGCGCCGGCTGTACCGGCTCACCGTCGACGCGGTCGACCTGATCCGCGCACGGATCGCGCGCTATGGCATCGACTGCGACATCGTCGACCAGGGCGTGATGCTCGCGAACTGGTTCGACGATCCGTCCCGGCTCGACAGCGTGCGCACGCTGATGAAGGACGAACTCGGCGTCGACTGGGAACCCGTTTCGACGGACGCGCTGCGCAAGCGGCTGAAGACGCAGCGCTACTACGGCGGCCTGTTCGAGCCGAACGCCTTCCACTTCCATCCGCTCAAGTACGTGCTCGGCGTCGCGGCGGCCGCGTCGCGCGGCGGTGCGCGGGTGTACGAACGCTCGGCCGCGCTCGGCATCGCGCGCGAAGGCGCCGGGTACGTCGTGCGCACGGCGCAGGGCACGGTGCGCGCGAAGGACGTCGTGTTCGCCGGCGGCGGCTACGCGCGCGGCGTGTCGCCGCGCATCGAGCGCGCGGTGCTGCCGATCGCGACCTACGTGATCGCGACCGAACCGCTCGGCGCGCGCCTGCCGGACGCGATCGACGCGCCGTACGCGATCTACGACACGCGTTTCGCGTTCGACTATTACCGTCCGCTGAAGGACACGCGCATCCTGTGGGGCGGCCGGATCTCCGTGCTCGACCGCGGCCCCGACGCGATCGCGCGCCTGCTGCGGCGCGACCTGCTGCGCGTGTATCCGCAACTGGAAGGCGTGAAGGTCGACTACGCGTGGGGCGGGCTGATGAGCTATGCGCGGCACAAGATGCCGCAGATCGGCCGCGACGCGGACGGCGTGTGGCACACGATCGCGTTCGGCGGCCACGGGATGGCGCCGACCACGGTGGCCGGCGAAGTGCTCGCGGCCACGCTGGCCGAAGGCCGGCCGGTGCCGGAAGGCTTCAACGCGTTCGGGCTCACGCGCACGTTCGGGCTGGCGGGCCTCGCTGCCGCCCAGCTCACGTACACGGCGTACCAGGCCCGCGACGCGCTCGCGTCCTGCCGCCGCTGA
- a CDS encoding amino acid permease, with protein sequence MHSDARPDSPRPSGSPPAKPSLHRALQARHLRMIAIGGSIGTGLFVASGASISQAGPGGAMLAYMVIGLMVYFLMTSLGEMAAFMPVSGSFATYGAKFVDEGFGFALGWNYWYSWAVTLAVELVAGQLVMNYWFPHVPGVWWSALFLTLIFALNALSVRGFGEAEYWFALIKVLTVLAFVGVGLLMIFGIMQGGPSAGWGNFTIGDAPFAGGWATMLGVAMIAGFSFQGTEMIGVAAGESENPRTTIPRAVSQIFWRILLFYVLAIFVIGVLIPYTDPSLLKSDVTDIGVSPFTLVFRHAGLAFAAGVMNAVILTAVLSAGNSGMYASTRMLYNLAVEGRAPKIFAKLSRGGVPRNALYATTAVGALCFLTSLYGDKTVYLWLLNTSGMAGFITWLGIAVSHYRFRKGFLKQGYRLDQLPYRSKWFPFGPLFAFALCAVIALGQDYQAFLSDKIDWVGVAATYIGLPFFLAIWLGYAIVRKCRLVRYEDMEIAPWIERNATPEPARQAETGYASYGARPANPTPGA encoded by the coding sequence ATGCATTCAGATGCCCGCCCCGATTCGCCCCGCCCCTCCGGCTCGCCGCCCGCGAAGCCGTCCCTCCACCGCGCGCTGCAGGCACGCCATCTGCGGATGATCGCCATCGGCGGCTCGATCGGCACGGGCCTGTTCGTCGCGTCCGGCGCGTCGATCTCGCAGGCCGGCCCCGGCGGAGCCATGCTCGCGTACATGGTGATCGGCCTGATGGTCTATTTCCTGATGACGAGCCTCGGCGAGATGGCCGCGTTCATGCCGGTGTCGGGCTCGTTCGCGACCTACGGCGCGAAGTTCGTCGACGAAGGCTTCGGCTTCGCGCTCGGCTGGAACTACTGGTACAGCTGGGCCGTGACATTGGCCGTGGAGCTCGTCGCCGGGCAGCTCGTGATGAACTACTGGTTCCCGCATGTACCGGGCGTCTGGTGGAGCGCGCTGTTCCTCACGCTGATCTTCGCGCTCAACGCGCTGTCGGTGCGCGGCTTCGGCGAAGCCGAATACTGGTTCGCGCTGATCAAGGTGCTGACGGTGCTCGCGTTCGTCGGCGTCGGCCTGCTGATGATCTTCGGGATCATGCAGGGCGGCCCGAGCGCGGGCTGGGGCAACTTCACGATCGGCGACGCGCCGTTCGCCGGCGGCTGGGCGACGATGCTCGGCGTCGCGATGATCGCGGGCTTCTCGTTCCAGGGCACCGAGATGATCGGGGTCGCCGCCGGCGAATCGGAAAACCCGCGCACGACGATCCCGCGTGCGGTGAGCCAGATCTTCTGGCGCATCCTGCTGTTCTACGTGCTGGCGATCTTCGTGATCGGCGTGCTGATTCCCTACACCGACCCGAGCCTGCTGAAGAGCGACGTGACCGACATCGGCGTGAGCCCGTTCACGCTCGTGTTCCGCCACGCGGGCCTCGCATTCGCCGCCGGCGTGATGAACGCGGTGATCCTGACGGCCGTGCTGTCGGCCGGCAACTCGGGCATGTATGCATCGACGCGAATGCTCTACAACCTCGCGGTCGAAGGCCGTGCGCCGAAGATCTTCGCGAAGCTGTCGCGCGGCGGCGTGCCGCGCAATGCGCTGTATGCGACGACGGCCGTCGGCGCCTTGTGCTTCCTCACGTCGCTGTATGGCGACAAGACCGTGTACCTGTGGCTGCTGAACACGTCGGGCATGGCCGGCTTCATCACGTGGCTCGGCATCGCGGTCAGCCACTACCGCTTCCGCAAGGGCTTCCTGAAGCAGGGCTACCGGCTCGACCAGTTGCCGTACCGGTCGAAGTGGTTCCCGTTCGGCCCGCTGTTCGCGTTCGCGCTGTGCGCGGTGATCGCGCTCGGCCAGGACTACCAGGCGTTCCTCTCCGACAAGATCGACTGGGTCGGCGTCGCCGCGACCTACATCGGCCTGCCGTTCTTCCTCGCGATCTGGCTCGGCTACGCGATCGTGCGCAAATGCCGTCTCGTGCGCTACGAAGACATGGAGATCGCTCCCTGGATCGAACGCAACGCGACGCCCGAGCCCGCCCGCCAAGCTGAAACCGGCTACGCGAGCTACGGCGCCCGTCCGGCCAACCCGACGCCGGGCGCCTGA